CGGGATATTCAGCCCGTACTGCGGATTGTCCAGGTCCAGCGTGGGCGCCGTGCCCTGGCGGTAGTGCTGCTGGCCGTCCAGGAACTGGTAATCGATGCCCGTCAGCAGCGTGTGGGCGGCGGGACCGGTCTGGAATTTCCATTCCGCCTGGTTGTCCACCACGAAGCTGTCCGCGCTTTCCTTGGACGCCAGGGCGTAGCGGCTGATCGTATGGCCGTCAGGCAGCATGCGCAGCGCGTACAGGTCGCGCTGGTCCAGCCAGCCCTTCTGGTAGCGGGCGTTCTGGCGCACGGTCAGCAACGAATTGAAGCGATGCGAGAACTGGTAGCCGATCGAGTACTGCTCGCGATCGTACTTGTTGAAGTCGTAGTCGCCCACCAGCGTGTGCGTGGGATAGACCGGCCGCGATTCGCCGCCGGTGCGATCGTGCTGCCAGTTCGTCAGCAGCGTGAACGACGTGTCGGCATCCGGCTGCCAGGTGAAGGCCGGCGCGATATAGCCCAGGTCGTCGGGGTAGCGATGGCCGGACCCGTATTTGTCCTGCGTACCCGCGTCGCGCCAGATGCCGGTCAGGCGGTACAGGTACTTGCCGTCCTTGTCGATGGGGCCGCCCAGGTCGAACTGCGCCTGCTGGCGGTCCCAGCTGCCGAACTGGATGCCGATGTCGCCGAAGGGTTCGGCCGTCGGACGTTTGGTCACGCGGTTGACGATGCCGCCCGGCGCCACCTGGCCATACAGCACCGACGACGGGCCGCGGATCACGTCGATGCGCTCCAGCGCATAGGGATCCATGCGCATGCGGATCTGGTCGTACGGCATCTGGCTCAGGCCGTCGCGATAGTCGCCGCTGATCTTGGCGTCGAAGCCGCGCAGCACGATCCAGTCATTGCGGACGTCGTTGCCGCCGAAGTTGTTGACCTGCACGCCCGGCACGTACTGCACGGCCTGGGCGACGCTCAGGTCATTGCGGTCGCGCATCTCCTGCTGGGTCACGACCGATATGGACTGCGGAATCTCGCTCAGCGGCGTGTTGGTCTTCGAGCCCGTCATCGAGTCGGTCGCCACGTAGCCGCTGGTCGGACCGGTCACCGGATTCTGCGCCGAACCGGTGACGTTGACCACCGGCAGCGTGGCGGTCGCCGGCGTGGCCGGCGCCTGCTGCGCCCCCGTTGCCTGTGGTGGCTGCCGTGTCTGTTGAGCCTGTTGTGCCTGGACGGTCGTCGCGCCCAGTCCCAGCAGCAGGGAGGTACTTAGCAGCGGTCGTCGAAAAGGAAAGGAAAGAACCCCGGTCAGCAGCGTCTTGTTTTGTTTTTTCATGATTGTCGTCGTGTGGAAAATCCCCTGGACTTGCCGGCGGAGCCGGCGTCAGACCGCGGGAGCGAGTGCCGGCGGCCCGGCGGCGATGTGCGCCGGGGCCGGTGTGCCCATCACGTTCGCCGGCGCCGACAGCGCCGCGCGTACGGACAGGGAAAAGATGTCGAAGACCCGGTCGATCTGGGCTTCGGAGATGATCAGCGGCGGCAGGAAGCGCACCACGCTGCCGTGCCGGCCGCCCAGCTCGACGATCAGCCCGCGCCGCAGGCATTCCGCCTGCACCGCGCCGGCCAGCGTGGGATGCGCGGGAGGCGCCGCCCGCAGCGTCGCGCCAAGACCGGAAGCAGCCGCCTCCGCCGCGTCGACGGTATCCACCGGGCCTACGGCGACGTCCGCCCTCCGGCCGCGCGCCTCCGTATCGGGCCGCACCAGCTCCACGCCCACCATCAGGCCGCATCCGCGCACGTCGCCGATCTGCGGCACGTCGCGCTGCAACTGCCGCAGCAGGCCCAGCAGGCGCAACCCCATGGCGGCCGCATGCTCGGCCAGCGGTTCCGCGCGCAGCACCCGCATGGTGGCCGATCCCGCCGCCATCGCCAGCTGGTTGCCGCGGAACGTCCCCGCGTGCGTGCCGCCGCTCCACAGGTCCAGCTCCTTGCGATAGACGACCACCGCCAGCGGCAAGCCGCCGCCTATTGCCTTGGACAGCACGACGGCGTCCGGCACGATGTCCGCATGCTCGAAAGCGAAGGTCTTGCCCGTGCGGCCGAAGCCGCTCTGGATTTCGTCGACGATCAGGGGCACGTCCGCGGCCGCCGTCAGCGCGCGCACGCCTTGCAGCCATGACGCCGGGGCCGGGATGACACCGCCTTCGCCTTGCACGGCTTCCAGGATCATGCCGGCCGGCCGGGGCACGCCGCCTTCCGGATCGTTCAGCACCGAGCCGATGTAGTTCAGGCCGGCCCGCACGCCGGCGTCGCCGCGCAATCCGAACGGGCAGCGGTAGTCGTAGGGATAGGGCAGGAACTGCACCCCGGCCAGGGGCGTGTTCAGGGAACGCTTGGGCTGCACATTGCCCATCAGCTGGAGCGCGCCTTGCGTCATGCCGTGATACGCGCCCTGGAACGCCAGGACGTCCGCGCGTCCCGTCGCGCTCTTGACCAGCTTCAGCGCCGCCTCCACGGCGTCGGTGCCGGCTGGCCCGCAGAACTGCACGCGGGCGTCGCGGGCGAAGGCGGGCGGCAGCGTATCGAACAGGTCGCGCATGAAGCGGTCTTTCACCGGCGTGGTCAGGTCCAGCGTCAGCATGGGCGCATCGTCGCGCAGCGCCTGGTGGATAGCCTCCAGCACGGCTGGATGGTTGTGTCCGAGCGCCAGCGCGCCGGCGCCGGCCAGGCAGTCGATGAACACGCGGCCTTCCACGTCCTCCACGTAGATGCCCTTGGCGCGCCGCAGCGCCAGCGGCAGCCGCCGCGGATAACTGCGCGCATTGGACTCGCGGCCGGCCTGGTAGCGCAGCAGGGCGTTGTCGCCCAGCTGGTACGGCCGCGCCAGGGGATCGTGGCGCCGCGCCAGTTCGGTTTCCGCCGCTACCGCCGTATGGGAATAAGCCATGGTCTGTGCCTCGCGCTATCTGTCAGGAGGTCAACGCGGCGCGCGCCGCGCGCGGGTGTCCGGCGGCCGGCGCGGCATCCGAGCGCCGCAGGGCCGCGCCGATCTCCCAGGAACGGATCGCCAGGATGGAAAGCAGGCTGTCGCTGATCCCGTGCGTGGCTTCGCTGCCGCCTTGCACGTAGATGGCCGGACGCAGCCTTTCATCGCCGCGCAGACGGTATTGGCGGTCAGGCGCATAACCGTGCAGGTACTCGTCCAGCGGCGCCAGCAGCTGCCGGTGCTGGTCGCGTTCGTAGCCGGTGGCCAGCACCACGGCGTCGTAGCGCAGCGTGTCGCGCGTGCCGTCGTCCAGGTCGCGCAACACCAGGGAAACGCCGCCATCATCGGCCTGCACGGCCGCCACTTCGCGCCGCCGCAGCAGGCGATGGCGAGCGTCGTGGCACACCTTCTGCTGGTAGAGCACTTCATAGATGCGCTCGATCAATTCCAGGTCCGGCGCGGCGTAATTGGTGTGCCGGGTCTGCGCCAGCAGGGCGGCGCGGTCCGCATCCGGCCGCGTGTACAGATAGTCCGTGTGTTCCGCGTTGAACACTTCATTGACGAAGGGACTGTCGTCGGACGGGCGTATGGTGTGGCCGCGTATCAGCATGTCCACGCACGGCCGCGCCGGATGCTCGTGCAGGTGCATGAAGATTTCCGCCGCGCTCTGGCCGGCGCCCACGACCGCGATGCGGCCCAGCCGCGGCTGCCGGGCCAGCCCGGATAGGTAGCCGCTGGTGTGGAACACGCGCGCATTCCCCAGCGCGGCGGTGAAGGCCTCCGGTATGTGCGCGCGTCCCCCCACGCTGATCACCAGATTGCGCGCCAGGCGCTCGCGCGGCCGGCCGTCGGCGTCCAGCGAGCGCACGCGCAGCAGCTCGACAATGCCGTGGGCGGACTCGGGCTGTACGTCCAGCACCTGCTCGCCGTAGGCGCAGCAATGGTCGAAGTGGCCGGCGGCCCAGGCCAGGTAGTCGTTGAACTCCTGGCGGCTGGGAAAGAAGGTCTTCAGGTTGATGAAGTCCTGCAGGCGGCCCTTGTCGTGCAGATAGCTCAGGAAGGAATAGCGGCTGGCCGGGTTGCGCAGCGTCACCAGGTCCTTCAGGAAAGAGATCTGCATGTGCGCGCCTTCCAGCATCATGTCGGGATGCCAGGCGAAGCGCGGCTGCTTCTCGATGAACAGCGGCCCGTCCGGCGACGCGCCTGGCGGTGGCCCGGCGTAGGCGCGGACCGGCGCGCCGCGTCCATGATGCTCTTCCAGCGCGATGGCCAGCGCGATGTTCGAAGGTCCGAAACCGATACCGATCAGATCGTGTACGTGCATATCGTCCCGTTCAGCTAGCCGGCGCGGCGACGCATTCGCCGGCCGGTCCCCTGGGTATCCAGAAACGTTCCGCGAAGAACCGTTCGCGCGATAGCGTGCCCAGCATCGCGCGCTTGTGCGGAAAATCGAAGGCCTTTTCCAATGCATAGCCGCTGCGCGCCAGGTTGCGCAGCATGCGCGTGTTGTCGATGCGCGGTTCGATGACGAGGCGCTGGGTACGCGCATCGTCCAGGAACAGGTAATGGGAAATCGACGGCAGCCAGGCCGCCACGTAGCGCGCCCCGCGGAACGCCGGCTCGCCGATCAGCACATGCCAGCCGCGGTCGTGGTCGCGCGCGTCGCAGAAGGGCGCGATGCGGTCTTCCTTGGCCCAATAGGTTTCGAAGTAGCCGAAAGGCACGTTGTCCAGGCAGGCGATCAAGGCCAGCGTGTGCGGGTCCTCGGCGCCACGGAGCAGGTAGTCGCGGTGTTTTTCCAGGTCGCCTTCTTCCTGCCAGAAGGCCGCCACGTGCGGATCGTTCATCCAGCGGTTCAGCCGGGCGGCGTCCAGGTCGGCGCTGGCGGCGCGCAGCGACAGCGTCGCGTCCAGCCAGGGGATGTGCCGCCGATACACCACGCCCGTCGGTTTGGGCGGCCGCAGCGGATGGCGGTAGCCCTGGGACATCGTGTAGCGCAGGGGAAACGGCTGGAGCGGGCGATCGCCCAGCCATATCGGGGCGTACTGGTAGAACGCGGCGGCGGTCAGGCGCGGCGTGGCGCTCGTCGTGTCCAGCAGGCCTTGCAGGCGCAGGCGTTCCAGGTAGGGGGGCGGTGCGTCCAGCGTCACGGCGTCGGCCAGCGGATTGCGCGCGAAAGCAGTTTCCGCGGCGGCGAGCATCTGGTCGAAGGACGGCGCGGCGCTGCCCGGCGCGGGCCATGCCAGCCGCGGCGTTCCTGCCTGATCCCTGATCTGCTCCATCGATGCGCTTCCTGCGTAGGGGGTCGCCGCCCGGCGCGCCGGCCCGGGCATGTACTCTCTGGAGACGAATGAGAAAGGTTTCTGTTTAGTCCGTGTCTAGTCCGTGTTCAGTCCGGCACGCCGGCGGAGGTCCGGCGATTGCAAGGCGCCAGAGGGCAGGCGTCGCAGTAGCCGTGGCCGGGCAGGCGGTAATACAGGCAGCAGCGGCGCAGCAGCGTAATGCGTGCGCCGTCGTCCCGCGTGGCG
This genomic interval from Bordetella genomosp. 9 contains the following:
- a CDS encoding TonB-dependent siderophore receptor, with protein sequence MKKQNKTLLTGVLSFPFRRPLLSTSLLLGLGATTVQAQQAQQTRQPPQATGAQQAPATPATATLPVVNVTGSAQNPVTGPTSGYVATDSMTGSKTNTPLSEIPQSISVVTQQEMRDRNDLSVAQAVQYVPGVQVNNFGGNDVRNDWIVLRGFDAKISGDYRDGLSQMPYDQIRMRMDPYALERIDVIRGPSSVLYGQVAPGGIVNRVTKRPTAEPFGDIGIQFGSWDRQQAQFDLGGPIDKDGKYLYRLTGIWRDAGTQDKYGSGHRYPDDLGYIAPAFTWQPDADTSFTLLTNWQHDRTGGESRPVYPTHTLVGDYDFNKYDREQYSIGYQFSHRFNSLLTVRQNARYQKGWLDQRDLYALRMLPDGHTISRYALASKESADSFVVDNQAEWKFQTGPAAHTLLTGIDYQFLDGQQHYRQGTAPTLDLDNPQYGLNIPYPSDAGSIIDLKQVSRQMGLYVQDQVKLDKWILTLGGRQDWARSNSQDRLAGDATRQDDDAFTGRAGLGYQFDNGVTPYVSYSTSFLPQAGAAKDSTPFRPTKGEQYEVGVKYQPPGGNSYVAVAVYDLTQKNVLTTDPTDVNFSVQTGKIRSRGIELEGKANLTRNLDLLASYTFNDIRVKSSNNPAEEGNIPIVTPEHMASAWLNYTLPSGLLRGLGMGAGVRYIGKTYADVANTITNDDAVLFDAGLHYEIRGWRLGLNVINLFNKETIVCRNNTLNCRYGQERTFVGTLSYSW
- a CDS encoding diaminobutyrate--2-oxoglutarate transaminase family protein, encoding MAYSHTAVAAETELARRHDPLARPYQLGDNALLRYQAGRESNARSYPRRLPLALRRAKGIYVEDVEGRVFIDCLAGAGALALGHNHPAVLEAIHQALRDDAPMLTLDLTTPVKDRFMRDLFDTLPPAFARDARVQFCGPAGTDAVEAALKLVKSATGRADVLAFQGAYHGMTQGALQLMGNVQPKRSLNTPLAGVQFLPYPYDYRCPFGLRGDAGVRAGLNYIGSVLNDPEGGVPRPAGMILEAVQGEGGVIPAPASWLQGVRALTAAADVPLIVDEIQSGFGRTGKTFAFEHADIVPDAVVLSKAIGGGLPLAVVVYRKELDLWSGGTHAGTFRGNQLAMAAGSATMRVLRAEPLAEHAAAMGLRLLGLLRQLQRDVPQIGDVRGCGLMVGVELVRPDTEARGRRADVAVGPVDTVDAAEAAASGLGATLRAAPPAHPTLAGAVQAECLRRGLIVELGGRHGSVVRFLPPLIISEAQIDRVFDIFSLSVRAALSAPANVMGTPAPAHIAAGPPALAPAV
- a CDS encoding lysine N(6)-hydroxylase/L-ornithine N(5)-oxygenase family protein, which gives rise to MHVHDLIGIGFGPSNIALAIALEEHHGRGAPVRAYAGPPPGASPDGPLFIEKQPRFAWHPDMMLEGAHMQISFLKDLVTLRNPASRYSFLSYLHDKGRLQDFINLKTFFPSRQEFNDYLAWAAGHFDHCCAYGEQVLDVQPESAHGIVELLRVRSLDADGRPRERLARNLVISVGGRAHIPEAFTAALGNARVFHTSGYLSGLARQPRLGRIAVVGAGQSAAEIFMHLHEHPARPCVDMLIRGHTIRPSDDSPFVNEVFNAEHTDYLYTRPDADRAALLAQTRHTNYAAPDLELIERIYEVLYQQKVCHDARHRLLRRREVAAVQADDGGVSLVLRDLDDGTRDTLRYDAVVLATGYERDQHRQLLAPLDEYLHGYAPDRQYRLRGDERLRPAIYVQGGSEATHGISDSLLSILAIRSWEIGAALRRSDAAPAAGHPRAARAALTS
- a CDS encoding GNAT family N-acetyltransferase, producing the protein MEQIRDQAGTPRLAWPAPGSAAPSFDQMLAAAETAFARNPLADAVTLDAPPPYLERLRLQGLLDTTSATPRLTAAAFYQYAPIWLGDRPLQPFPLRYTMSQGYRHPLRPPKPTGVVYRRHIPWLDATLSLRAASADLDAARLNRWMNDPHVAAFWQEEGDLEKHRDYLLRGAEDPHTLALIACLDNVPFGYFETYWAKEDRIAPFCDARDHDRGWHVLIGEPAFRGARYVAAWLPSISHYLFLDDARTQRLVIEPRIDNTRMLRNLARSGYALEKAFDFPHKRAMLGTLSRERFFAERFWIPRGPAGECVAAPAS